aatgtaaaaagtgttttgattggtcagaagaaaagctctatacaagTTCAGGTTAATTTACCAAATCCAACATAAAAGTTCCAAATAAGTCGAGCTGAGCCTTTTCATAGCCATTTCGTGCATAAGTCTTCTGGCTTCTTTCACTTCTCATCTTTCTACCCAATAGCATTCCTCTGTTTTCTATGAAGTTTACTAATACTTTGTTTTTACCCATCAGCACACCTCCCTCTGCCACAAGGAACCATTGATTTGACCTAATTGTTTACCTTGATTACTTTTTAAACTGCTCCAGCTACCTGACAATCAGTCTTTGGTCTGTCCCAGCAGGCTTCCATGGCATCCTTTCCTTACTGTCTTATACTGTCTATCCTCATGTGATTGATTATCTCTAAAAGTTAACAAGATAAAGACAGTTGACAATGAGGCCATGTAAGATTATTGGGACGTAACCTTTGGTTGTTGATGTTGATTCTATCCTGTTGGTCTAATCACATGGTGACCTTtctatactttattgatccctcaTTCTCACCCACTCCTTCCTTCTTGGCCTTTTTGTTCTTCTCTGTCTTCGGGTGGGGTTTTTCGGCCGTGTAGCTCACAGGCCAACGGCCAGCACTGTGGACGGAGGGGTCCTTAGTCGCCTGCTCACCCCCACCCAGGCCTCACTAGCTAGGAGCAAGAGCGCCGCCGCCCTGTCAGCCGAAGGAAAAGAAACTCCAGGTAACCTCCGTtaggagaccctgcaggagaggagggatGGCTAGACACAGATGCTGGTCCTCTCTACTTACCTTTATTTATCAGTAGAACGTCTGTGCGGTATAACTTAACTAGAACTGAACCCACCCCACCCCTGTTGCAGACTCATGCTTTTTGATCAATCCTTCACAGTGAATGGTGACCTTTTGGTGATGGAATTTTAGAAGTTACTGCACAGCTCCAAAATAATAGCTTGGATTGTAAGAATCAGTTATTTATGTTATGTCTATATAGTAATCATTTTTGGTATGCTCATGTGAGCGAGCAGAGTTACTTGGTTAATATTGACACACACACGGGTCTAGCTCACATGTATTCTAAGGACAGAAACAATTGACTGTTGTGTGTTGAGCCCAGCTGAGCAGGGCTGACTTGGCTGGGAGCACTTCCCTGCATTTGAGGAGCCTTGGAGTCCATGCTGGGAGATTTACTCTAAGCTGCTTACCTGTTGGTTCTTGTTACATCAGAATCAGACTGTTTTGCTGTTGCATGTATGCAGGTAGTGTGATCAGAGTGCACAGGACTCCTGTACACAGTGCTGAAATAATTATATCAAGCATATCTAAAGAATATATTGAATTGGAATCAcactaataaaaaaacagtatgcTATTATTCTGGCATTTGATTTGGGCTGACATGTTGTTAAAATGCCCTGAAGCCTTGAATGGGGAGGTTTATgggtttgttgtttctttgactGTTTTACTGTAAGTGGTTTACAGTACAGCATTTGATCATATATAGCATAGACAGTCATAATGATttcttgttgacttttttttgcaagtttGAAAGAACCATACTGTAAAGTACTGACTCACAAAGCTGCAACTGCATTCCCCATGTTGGTATTAGGTTTTGGTGTTTATTGACCAGCCATTACAAAGCCATTAGCGGCTATCGATCTCCTGCTAAGTATAGTCCCAGTAGAAACATGACACAACtgcattagcagcagcagcagcagtgatagCTCATGGCTGGGTAGATTTCATAGTCGCCATTGTTGCACAATCTGCAATCAGAAAGAAtatcaaaaaacatttgttgttagcatgctgtaGCAGGGAGAGTTCTCCAGGCCTCAGGATTATCATGGCTAATCCCTCAATCTGACACAGCAAGCTCATAGCCAGTGGACAACAGTATTCACTCTCCTTACCAACTACAAGCTACACTCAGTGCCAAGGACAGTGCTTTTTACCCTTTGCCACTACAAGTTTTAAagttgtgaacattttaaatcggTTGGTTCAGATTACACACAAATTAGATTAATACCTGTGTCAAAGCATTGCCTTACAATTCTAGACCTGCACTACAAATGTTGCATTTAGTGTCTGATGTAGAGTCTGATGAGTTATGGCATGATGGCAAGAAGAATAGAAAAACTAAATATTACCCCCACATTTTTGTGTTActgtaacaaaacacaacaacacaacactcattgtgtgtttattgtaCTAATAATTCTGTGTGCTTCGTGTGTTCTGTGTCGGTGTGTGTTGTGCCGTGTTGGTGGTAGGTTTTTTGTAGTCTGTTCTACGCTGTGCAGTGCTGTGATGCTTTGTGTTCAGGTTTGTTTATGTTGGGTTCAAAGACTGGTACCTGTTGAGTATTCTGCTTGTTTTGGGGATTATTGCTCTCTGCTTCTTAAGTCTCCTGTAATCTGCAGCCCAATCAAAGCTTCAAAAATCAAGCTGTTCCCTGCCTAAAGGGCTTAATCTAAcaaattgctttttttgtgCTCTTGTCCCCTTATAAAATCACTCTCCTGCTCTCCATTCAACCACCATCTGCCTTCCATCGCTCTTTCTTCCCCTCCTTCTTTCCCTTTCTCCACTCTCCCTCCACTCACTTTATTCTTCCCTGTATTTGCTCTTTACTGCTTTCTGCCCAACTTGCCTGCTTGTCGCGCCTCGCATCGGTTGTGCTCCTCTGGCCATGCGATGACTGTGTCCTTTACCAGAGTGTCACCTGTGTCCTCGCTCAGCCTCTGCCAGTTCCCTGAACCCATCTCGTGGACCCGTTCGAAGCCGCAGCATTGACCGGCAGAAGAGCGGCATGACCACCTCTGTTTCTGCAGATGGAGCCCTAGACCCCTCACTGGTGAGAGCTCCTCTTTATGTTTGTGGTACTAACACCACTGTTCAGCAAAGAGAACTGTTTATATTGAACAGTTACATAAAGGAAAGTGTTATGTTGAGAATTAACTGATTTCCTTATGGGTcctccctctttttcctcctgcagTTTCGCCTCCTCATTGAACGAGCATTATCTAATTTCATTCTGATTCTTTGATTCTTGATACATAGCATACATAAGAACTAAAATGCACAATGTAGCTGACCGACATGGTATTATTACCAGAGGAGGTCTGTCTGGTTGTTTTATGTAGTTTGTCGAGTTTCTCATACTTTTGAAAAATTGGGGTATGGATTATCTACCAAATAATAGTTTCCATAGAAAACCTTGTTGTTACATGACACCTGTTAGACTTAAACAGTGTCTTCAGTAGTTGCatcaaattaattatttttatttttgcatttaaacaGCATATACGATACATGCATGCCACTAGAGACTTATTTATATGCTCATATCCTGCTGAATTTGCCTTACAAAGTACTTCTGCAGGATGCTAACCATAGGGAAATGTTCCTCCAGCTGTTCGTTGACCTTTGCTGCTTTACACATTCCCTTAATGTTCTCCGGCTTGCTGCTTTACATACAACATGTCATGCATGGTATAAGAGATGTCTCGGACAGTGTCAATTGATGCACTGAAGtgtcttgctctctctctaaaccttccttccatcctcctcctcccctcctcctcccctcctcctcctcctccatggcTGTGAAGGACATCATTGTCATAGCTTGAGACAAAGGGATCCACAGTAGCCTTATTAGGGACATATCAGCCCATGCAAAGCGGACCACACCCTGAGCCTGGGGCTAGATGTCAAAGCTTTTGACTGTCCCTACCATTTCATTGTTGTCTCTCTACCCCACATGCACAGATTTGTGTAAAGATAATTTAAACTGTGTGACCCTTGGGTCAAGTTGGGCAGTTGAAACAGATTATCAAGGTTATCTTTAAGTGGGGATATTAATATAAACAAATTACCAAAAGGTAAATAAGATACCATTTATAATACAAGATTTATCTACATAGGTTTTCTGTGAATTCCATGCATCTATTCTTTGCTTATGAAAGGATATTATGAAAAGGAGTAAGGATGAAAACTTCTAACAAAGAtgcataaaatacaaataaattatttttcttcacTTAGCAATCAGTGTTAAAGGTTTCGGGTGGTCAAGAGCTTTTTATCTGGGTTCGGCCGTGGGTCACATGGCCAGCCTTGCTCATGCCCCTCTGTCATCAGGTTTACAGGTGACAAACAGAGCACATGAGCATTAAAAATAGATGAATTCAAACGTGACCCACGGCCTCTCCCACACAAACATTGTGTCACTGCTGAATCCCCAGTGGAACTACTGGATGCAGGTTTAGTAAAATTAGGAATTATGCTATGCGCTCTTCAAGGACTCTTAGATCATTAAAGCCATAAAGTTATTTGATTGTACAGCTTGAGACAGTGACTATGACTAAGCACGGATATGTTGAAAATTAGAAAttgtttttgtgaaattgtATGCCCAATTTGAGTTTGTTGCCTGCAACacgtttcaaaaaagttgagacaGGGTCATGTTCATCAGGgtctctttttgtgtcattCTGTGCTTCATAATGCACCAAAAATGTTCAATGGGTGACACGTTGGTACTGTAGGCAAACCAGTTTAGCACCTGGACTCTATGGAGCCATTCTGTTGTAATATGTGATTGTGCTTTGCAACAAGCAAGGCCATATCTGAAAGAGAAGAGATATATGTGGCTCCAAAACCTGTATATATTGTTCAGCATTTATGGTTCCTTCACAAATGTGCAGGTTTCCTAGGCCATGTGCACTACCATTACGGATGAGTTTCAGCTAGCAGTTGTGAAAGCAGTGATAAATTGTTTTCAcagactgtgtttttttaaagtgttcctgagcccatgcagtgatgtccacTACAGAATcgtgtctgtttttaatgacagGCTGTCTGGGGGCCACCTAATGTTTTAATAGACAAAGACTGGAAAGAGAGATGTATTTATAAATGTTCCAGTGAGAAGTTATTATGGCTGTGTGAACTGAACTTGTTTGATTTCAGTTATACTTTGCTAAATTATTTTCAGCCACACAGAATAAgataaacattaacatttaaaaataagtgTTGTTGTGCATTATTTCACTTGTGAGTAATTTTCATGGTCGTAGTTTATTGATGGTTATGAAAAACTGTGTCACTTCTTTTCCCATCTCTGCTGAACCACAGAAGGACAAGCAGTTACCATCACCTGGCAGGCaacgccccccctccccatcttCTACTCTGGTACGCAACCGTTCACCATCTCCAGCTCCCATTCCAGCCCCAAAGAGGACACCTTCTCCATCAGCTGCCAAGTAAAACTACAGCCTTTCTAAAAACAGATTTGGTGATGATACTACTAACGTTTTTGAGAGtttgaatacatttaatttagatTGAACTTTCTATTTCCAGGCAAAATTCCAAAACACGTCCACCCTCACCGGGTGCAATGAAACAACGCCCGCCATCCCCCCAGCCTGCATCTAAACCACCACCTATACAGAAACCAGCTCTCACTCCAACAGGACCCCCAACCCTGCGAAAGAGGGACTCTAAGTCCAAGGATCTGTGTCCTGTCCCCGGTGTAGCTCTGCAGTCCCCTGACTCTAGCAAATCCAAAGAGAAAGATGGTGAGCAGTTTAGTCTTATGAAAgcatttcactttaaatgtttgattgtgCATCATGGAAGCACATGTAATAATGTTTTAGAAGGCAGGCTTTAATACAACAGGCAGATGAAAGATTTTAATTAGTCAGTACTAATATTTGCCAAGACTGATGGTTCTACTGGAAACCAGGATGTTTGCACTGATGCATGGAAACAACTTCTGACCACCCCCCCCTCTTATCTCTCTGTTGTCAGCTGTGCTTGCAGCAGCCACTTTACTCGAAGCAGAAACCCTCTGTGATCATGGTGTAATACCGCTTCAAGGAGAGTCATTTTGGTTTAAAAGCTGTAGAATATGACCATCTGCTTCAAAAGTCAATCTACAATactacatgtgtgtgttattttgtgcTGCAAACGGACGTGGCAGCAGCTCAGTTGGCTGTAAATCTCAGTGGAGCCAGAGACTAATATCGTTCCAGCTGGAGTCACATCCTGTCACAGAATCTGGGTTGTTGTTGCTGCCACCTATTGGAGAGAAGCTTGTTCTGCACACTGATAcagctttaaaatgatataACACCTCAtgcaagcagagaaaaacagattttctagTCAGTTTAGTATCCTCATTGGCATGAATGTCAGTCTCAATATATTGCCATAGCATAATTATTTACATATTAACTGAACAAACCGAAAAGATTCTGCACATCTAGCTGTCCTGCTCACGGCCTTCTATAGCCTAATACAATGACGgtagaaacatttatttcatattcTTTATTATCATGTTGCTTAAGCACACATGCTCTATTCCTACAGAGATGAATTGAGGtctcacagagagaaaagagaagatcATGTGATGGTTACACAACTGAGTATGAAGCCTTATTCTTTGTTGGTATAACCTCCAACACAAATCTAGCTTTCTTCTTTTACTGTCAATACTCGTCCTCTAATCCTCTCGCCTTTTTAAAAGCTAAATGTatgttctgtgtttgtatttccaCCTGAATCTGAAGCCTCTACAGGCACCAACTCAGCTGCTGAGGCGGCCAAGATTCTGGCTGAGAACCGCAGACTGATGAGAGagcagaaggagaaagaggagcagCTCAGGCTacagaaggaagaagaggaaaagtaaGGTTATTGGACAGCACCCTTTTCCCCCACAACACTTCTAGTTGCTAAAagatttcttaaaaaaaagtgtaattgttattaagtcaaatcaaatgtgtggtttgtttgtgAATGAATATTAAATAATGTCAAATAACATAGTCCTGGTTAAACACATGGTTTAAAGGAATATTatgctctctttttctgtctacTGAAACTGTCATAAACAACCCcttacatgtattttttttaaaacttaccAGAAactaaacactcacacactataAGCTTTTAAACCatttgcttctgtttttttttttcctactacTCCAGGTTaagaaaggaagaggaggcaCGTTTGGCGGAGGAGGCTCGACTGAAAcgcctggaggaggaggagaagctcgCAGAGGTGAGAAAAATTCAAGAAGAGGAAGACGCTCGCCTGGCAGAGGAGGACCGGGTGAGactggcagaggaggaggccGTGAAACAGGCTGAGCTCCAAAAGGAACGTGAGGAGGCTGAGGCCAAAGCCCTGGAGGAGGCCGAGAGAGTCCGTCAGGAGAGAGACCGCATCATGCAGCAGAACCAGCAAGAACGAATGGAGAGGAAGAAGGTATGGAGAGCTTAATGAAGGGGAGATTTTGATCAGTTATTTGGGCCTTGCTTTCtcttaaaggcttcatatgcgattttttgatccagcagatgtcatccttgagcaccagcatgaaacccaaaaaacttgtgctgcattgttgttttagcatgctaatgctagcgatctttattatgctcgtatcttctcactgcatgtaaatttacctgaaatgactgtgatctagaaacgcttacgtgacatccaaataagcagtgagtacagtatgttattcttcttttctctagtccctcaattacacaatttttatacgtgaggggatgAGTTGGCCggcgtcctggcgatgtaaacaagaTAGGAcccggaaagcatcacagacagtgggactcgggtgttacacccattgtagacagtcatgactcagagttattttcagaggatatacttgatttcttttacatttaagtgtgaaaaatcgcatattaagcctttaagtaGTAAGATCAAATAGTGTCGTAAAGCACTCGAGGCTTATGCTGCATCAAAAGAGGTAACAGACAAATTGAATGTCATTTCCTGCCTTAACGACTtagattaaaaacatgtaagacAACAGTTTAACAGAGTACATTCTTAATGTGCCTCATGTAGATccaaataacacaaaatgtattttttcccaTTTCAGAGAATTGAAGAGATAATGAAGAGGACAAGAAAAGGGGAACAAAATGACTTGAGGGTGAGCTCACATTCATTCATCTCACATGTGTCAAAGATCAtctacactgtgtgtgtgatcacatgttgtttgtgtctccTGGATAGAGAGAAGACGATGATGACGATAAATGTTCACAGGAGGATGGAGATGAGGGAATGGACCAGATCAACTCTGACACCCTGAGTAagtgttttcctcctcttgttTTCACACTGATGATGTTCAGGATGTCAGACAACATAAAGATTTatacatgcatttttttaaattaatttagtatTTTCCACTGAAGGtgtgtttcctctctttgtgtTAGTTTTCATATGCTTTACAttaagtttgtttgtgtgaatttACATTACTCATAGTGACTCATCAACTTATTTCCCCTGTGTTACTGTAGGCCAGTCAGATGACATCCCACTGGAGGAAGATACAGAAGAGTGTGGTCTGTCCTGTGGAGACCTGGGGAACCAACGAGAGGAGCCCCTGGGCAGTGTGAATGGGAAACCAGAGACAGACGACAAGGAGAATAACAACGGCATGAGCACAGATGAGACTCAGGCTGTAAGGTATGACTTGCAAAAAGATAATGAAACCCACATACACACGGCTCAGAGTTGTGCTCACAATGCTTTGATTGTTGACGGCTGATTTCTGATTCACAGAAGAAGGGAAATTTACCACTTAGAATGAAAAATATGGGCCCTTCTAGTAGATTAGAGCACCCACAGCTCTCTGCTTCTATATTAACATCTCTAACATCAACTGCTGcatgttgtctctcaaccagtaCTCATACTGTGCCAGTACCTCAAGGCCAATACCTGAACCCATCAGAACTCTGATAAGGGGAAGTGACTCTGCAGTATAACAATTGGCTTGAATTGTGTCAGGAGAGGAATGAGGCCTCCGTTATTTCACAATCTATTTCTTGTAGCTCAGAGGTTGTTGTTGtacacagagaagaaaacattgcATGCTTAATATTAGATGTAGAGGACAATTCCAACTGAATTTGGTGGCAAATGGCAGGCTTTAGTGCATATCCTGTGAGTCAGACTAAATAACAGGAAAAACCGGTTGTCAAATAATTTCATGCCCAGCTGTTTGAGACAagtatctttttaaaaaattgaacAATGTATTTGTTTACCAGGGGATGTTTCTCTCAGTAGGAATCCGTTGAAAAGGAGTAGATTTCTCTCAGTATTGCACTCACTTCTCAACCTCTCGCTCAGCAATAAACTAaacctgtgttttgttttgatcaaatcgttctctcacctctcctctgcagTCCGATCCCTAAGAGTCGCCTCGTTGAAGGCTCGGAGTTCTTGAATGAGCAGGACTCTGCCAAGGTGGTGTCAGGTGTTAATGGTAAATCTACCCAGTGGAGCTTTGAGGAGCTCAATGATCTGAACGTCCACTCCAAGACCCGGCCCATAATGGAGGCTGAGGACAGTAACCAGGTCTTGATCAACTGTGATGGGAGCTCAGAAGGGCCAAGGGTAGCCTTAGAGGACAAGGGAACCCCGGTCAACAACCTGCATTCCTCTAGTCAACCCTTAGAAACCATGTCAGGTGAGTTACACCTCTTCATCTAATGGGAATTTCCCTCTTTTTATGTACTTTTCTTAAAGAAAAACTAActatttctcctcttttctctgtaGAGATTTGATGCTACAGACGTCTCTGAGAAGCCTCTTTCTGTTGCACTCGTGAAGTTCCTGTCCAGCTGAGCTCCTTTACAAAAATATCCTCCACAAGTTCCAGAcagcttcttcctctctcttctcttctgccAGAGGGAGGAGTACAAGGTGAAGCAGAACTACCACCCCAAGTGCTACATTTGCACCCTGAATGATGAGCAAacagatatataaatattatacGTACTGGTATATAAAGGTTATGCTTCAGGGAAATTCCATATATTCCTTCAGTGTTCTTGCTTAAATTTTCCTTCCCCTCCGTGTTTGTTctttccagatgtttttttttttttcttctatgttGTGTCCAATTTTGACGATGTTTTATAAGAGTTTTGTCTCGTGAGGGGTGCATTGTTGTAATTTATTAATTTTTGGCTTCTTTACCGTAATTATTGTTCTATGtttagtcttttctttttttttctcttgtatgAAAATATTCTATGACTCTTGTACATTAGGCTGTGTGAATTGAATATATGTTAATATTGTGAGTTGAAGGAAGGAGAGTTAATGCATTCTGTTTGATATCTAAATTTACTTGACTGGCTGCTTTTTGCAGCATCCAGCAATATGGCCTTACTACTATTTCCCAACTTCTAATTTCTAATGTGAATTTGCTTGTGCTGAGGTCGACACATTGACAGTTAATCAGTGATATGTCATGCACATGCACTTGGGGGTGAATTCTGTATTTATACTTCACTTCAATTCCCAGGGTTGTGTCCTTCAGCCGGATATTTTTGATGAAAGCACACGTCTTGTCTCCCAGCTTTCCTCACCATGTGTTCCCTTTTTGACTAATAGAGGGCTTCGGGAAGCACAGCTCCAGCTGTTACATTTAGAGATGACAAATGTTGAGATTCATGAATACACAGTAGTTTAATTTACATGTTCCAATAGAGTTAAAAAGTTTGATATTTGCTCATGGTCCATTtagtttacttttcttttttatatatgtaCATAGAATTCATGTTTACTAACATTTTTGCAATTTAAATCAGATTCAGAGTTTCATTAGTTTAAGCCCAAGTGATGACAGTTGGACCgaacagctgtttgaacatCTGTAACTGTAACAAGCTCACTTAATATACAGATGAAGCCCAATAGTTTCCTGTATGCATTTATAACCAAACTTAACTTGAATGTTCGGCTGTTCTGTCTCAAGTTCACCTTTCCTGAACTGAAAGTAAGGTTTACATTTATCTGGTCTTAATTGAGCTTcatcaacacatcaacacacacacacacacacacacacacacacacacacacacacctttccttTCACAGTTCGGTCTGCAAGACTACTTCAGTAATTCAAATGATTTCCCTCATCTTTCCAACAGAATAGCTGCTACATCTGACAAATtgcatttcaaatatttttacaAGATACaatttggctgtttgtttatataaggaaatacatttctacatatatttaagtgttattgTGTATAGAATCAGTATTAGGCAAACAAAGCCATGTTTAGGAGGGAGTGGCTTCAGGATGTGGATTATTGAAGTCTCTATGTGTATGTGACTATGCTATAAGTTAGGTTTCTGTTTGACTCAAACCCTGTGGCAGCCTGGAAACCCAGAGttcacatcccccccccccccccccccttttgtgtttctttgttttcaagtTTATGGTCTTTTAGCTTAACATGCACAAACCGTAGTTCTGATCATCACAGGGACTTCACAGGTTTTGGTAGAGTTGTTGCAGCCCTTAGCAACACATCTGACAGGATACACTGCAAGTCATGGCTGTGCCTCTTCATGATGCTTTTAATGTCATCAACAGATGTTTTACATTATGTCTGAGGATATGTAGATGTTGGATAGTAATGGTAGGCAAATCAGCTCAGGTCGCAACTTTTATACTTTGAAAGATGAGCCAGGGCCCATTGTATACAAAAAAGACATGGGTCAGACTTGTTTTCCATTTCAGTTCAGGGTATGTCGTGGATTTTGTTAGTTTGTCTAATTTTGCTTTTGCTCTAACAGTAAAAGCATGAGGTTTGGGGACCTTGAATTTTGCCTTGTTCTCCGCTGGCTTTCAGACCCTCTTTCTAACAAAAATCCTCTTGTAAATAAAAACTAGGGGCTTTAGGTGTTAGCTGTGATTAATAAGCTCAATGAATGTAACGCCAGACTACAGAGTCCGTCCCTCATCACTTACCCTGTGTCTAGAAGCTACCCCCCCCCCGGCTTTAAGCTTTCTCACATTATTCATCTAGAAAGAAGAGACTCATTGCACTGCCCCATATTACTCACTATATTTAAAGACTGGTTACCACGTGTAGCTTTACTGTACAGACTCAAAGAAGAGTGGTGTGATGTtctcaatggaaaaaaaaaaagttgcaattATACgcagaaacccccccccccccccccccaaaaaaaaaaaaaaaaccttccctccttatcctctcctccacctgttGAAGGGGACTGTTGTAGCTGCTGCTTAAACCGATACTGTATCTATTCCAGGTCCTGCTGCATCTTAGAGGGCTACAAGACAGAGCTCACTGTCCTCAATGTTGTCTTTAACAATAGGATAGACCGGTGCCTTAGATTGAGAtttagtatttttaaatgtatcacaGTTAACTGAGAAAGCTTGTCCTTACCTCAGCCTCGACAATCAGCCCACCCGACCTGAGGGGGCTTTgtgaatacaaatattttctCTGGAAGATTACTAAACCTTATAACCCCCTGTCTGCTAATTCGATGTGTACTGTACATATATCTAAAGTGTACTGAGATGAGACAACCcgtcaaaaaaaatgaaagtcttGCTAAAATACTCCTTTGCATGTTTTTGATTTCTTGCTGTAGAGAATTGAGACTTCAAATCACTTCTTCCTCCTTTATTCTTGTTTAATATTCACACTCACACGTCTTGGTTAAACGAGCGGGTTTACATTTAAACTTCAATCTCAAAGCTCTAAATTGATATCCACTCTAAACATTCTCATTAATCCCCTCAATCATTCAGAGACATCATAGATCAGTGATCAAAGCTGGTAtgactgagcagcagcagcagcatgtaaAAAGCATTCAATTCTCTGCTAGATTCCAGTAAGGCACTGACGATGCTTCTGTGTCATAATGCTGCACAGAATCCTCGTTCGACTCTTCACAAACCATCAAAAGTAATTCTTCTGCCGAGTTAGTATCTTAGCTGTAGCAGCTAAACAAGTTGCATTAATGTATATGTAGATAAATGAGCCAAGCTAAGTGCACATTTAATTGTAAAACCCTTCACTCTTATCCTCACAAAGAAGTTACAccaactgttttcattttaaggcCAAATCAAAAACTCTCAATatctatgagaaaaaaaaaaaagattcttttACAAACTGTCTACATGTAGTTGTGGGTTTAATCTCCTTTAAACAGTGATCCTCTGCTGAGCCGTCTGTGCAGCAGCTCACAGCTTCTTGGCACAGTCGGGGCAGTGGATGTGATCTCCATTGATGACAAAGCGCTTGTTGGCCAATGAGAGGCTGCACCTCTTGCAGTTGAAGCAGTACTCATGCCAGGAGTATCCCTCGTAGTTCACCACATTGGTGCCATGGCCGAACCCTGCAGAGGCACACGGAAATCCATCAGTCAACACAAGAAGGGTAATGACACATCCAGGTAACAGAACCAACACTCAGAAtatcattttttgttgtttgtcctgacactgagtaaaaaaatgtttttaaattatatttaagcCCTGATATTAAAGCAACCTTTGTTGGTTTCGTATTTAAACTAAGAAGTGtttgtatcagtgtgtgtctgtaaaccCCTTCTGCATTTTGCTGTAATTAGACAATTCTGTAAGTCTAGAAGAAATGGCTATGTATGATACAGTACTCAGGTTTACCTTCAATCAGTTCACTTTTTGCACATCGGAGtgcaaaataaattcaaaacaaGCAGGGAAAAGGAGTGTGAAAAATCCATCTATAAAGCTGCCTGTAACATCCTTTG
This is a stretch of genomic DNA from Labrus bergylta chromosome 9, fLabBer1.1, whole genome shotgun sequence. It encodes these proteins:
- the map7d3 gene encoding ensconsin isoform X2 codes for the protein MAEGSTTLKGLRAQIAAAAQAQAEERRSLAGNSPGPTTNVPAKPQGCRPVIDGAALRIDDRLRVAKERREEADKQHALRESQIMERERKAKLQVERQMEERQKKVDEQRKKEEQKRLAVEEKRKQKQEEEKEHYEAVMRRTLERSQRVEQRQKRWSWGGLSTDSDGRTGDSDASASSPVTVVISPASPEKPPRSRQVDKRSTSTMNLKQPSEAAISRRLSSSSATLIKSPDKSVKQRSSSCNRLSSNGNAAQASKEDGKKLQVEQTGHSLKKRSSSLTRVSVGREKTPARPDKGTSDDQAHRPTASTVDGGVLSRLLTPTQASLARSKSAAALSAEGKETPASASSLNPSRGPVRSRSIDRQKSGMTTSVSADGALDPSLKDKQLPSPGRQRPPSPSSTLVRNRSPSPAPIPAPKRTPSPSAAKQNSKTRPPSPGAMKQRPPSPQPASKPPPIQKPALTPTGPPTLRKRDSKSKDLCPVPGVALQSPDSSKSKEKDASTGTNSAAEAAKILAENRRLMREQKEKEEQLRLQKEEEEKLRKEEEARLAEEARLKRLEEEEKLAEVRKIQEEEDARLAEEDRVRLAEEEAVKQAELQKEREEAEAKALEEAERVRQERDRIMQQNQQERMERKKRIEEIMKRTRKGEQNDLRREDDDDDKCSQEDGDEGMDQINSDTLSQSDDIPLEEDTEECGLSCGDLGNQREEPLGSVNGKPETDDKENNNGMSTDETQAVSPIPKSRLVEGSEFLNEQDSAKVVSGVNGKSTQWSFEELNDLNVHSKTRPIMEAEDSNQVLINCDGSSEGPRVALEDKGTPVNNLHSSSQPLETMSEI
- the map7d3 gene encoding ensconsin isoform X4, with product MAEGSTTLKGLRAQIAAAAQAQAEERRSLAGNSPGPTTNVPAKPQGCRPVIDGAALRIDDRLRVAKERREEADKQHALRESQIMERERKAKLQVERQMEERQKKVDEQRKKEEQKRLAVEEKRKQKQEEEKEHYEAVMRRTLERSQRVEQRQKRWSWGGLSTDSDGRTGDSDASASSPVTVVISPASPEKPPRSRQGVKQRSSSCNRLSSNGNAAQASKEDGKKLQVEQTGHSLKKRSSSLTRVSVGREKTPARPDKGTSDDQAHRPTASTVDGGVLSRLLTPTQASLARSKSAAALSAEGKETPECHLCPRSASASSLNPSRGPVRSRSIDRQKSGMTTSVSADGALDPSLKDKQLPSPGRQRPPSPSSTLVRNRSPSPAPIPAPKRTPSPSAAKQNSKTRPPSPGAMKQRPPSPQPASKPPPIQKPALTPTGPPTLRKRDSKSKDLCPVPGVALQSPDSSKSKEKDASTGTNSAAEAAKILAENRRLMREQKEKEEQLRLQKEEEEKLRKEEEARLAEEARLKRLEEEEKLAEVRKIQEEEDARLAEEDRVRLAEEEAVKQAELQKEREEAEAKALEEAERVRQERDRIMQQNQQERMERKKRIEEIMKRTRKGEQNDLRREDDDDDKCSQEDGDEGMDQINSDTLSQSDDIPLEEDTEECGLSCGDLGNQREEPLGSVNGKPETDDKENNNGMSTDETQAVSPIPKSRLVEGSEFLNEQDSAKVVSGVNGKSTQWSFEELNDLNVHSKTRPIMEAEDSNQVLINCDGSSEGPRVALEDKGTPVNNLHSSSQPLETMSEI